One Gopherus evgoodei ecotype Sinaloan lineage chromosome 1, rGopEvg1_v1.p, whole genome shotgun sequence genomic window, CTAAGAAGTGGGAGCTTAGTAGGTTTTAACACATGCAATAGTTTAAAACAATACACAAGGGTGTATGGATTGTTTGTAAGGGGTCTGTTtagtaatgaaacagaaaatcactTCAAGTTTAGAAAATGCGGGAACAGTTTAGATACAAATAGGAAAGAGAATATAAAAAACTATACAGATTTTGCAGAACATGatgtgaacctaacaagtaactATGTCACTTGATTTTTGTATCCTCCTCTTCCCATTTCCTTATTTTGCTCCCATTGTTTGTCACTATCACTTggtgtcatttttaatttagatCACAGGCTCTTTGGGCTAGTGAGTCACTTTTATTTGTCTGCAGAGATCCTAGAACATTTTTGGACACAGAATACATAAGTAATAATATTCATAACAATAATTGCCAAGTGATATACAAACTTAAATGGGAtagagcccaggggatcccccgggtcagcacgccgccgcagcagccggcagcccaggggatcccctggcccagggaaaccctgggctgccggctgccgcggtggcgccctgacccgggggaccccctgggctccgggctgccgcagcggcgcgctgacccgggggatcccctgggctgccggctgccacggtggcaccctgacccagggggcccctggcctgccagctgccgcggcggcgccctgacccgggggaccccctgggctgtgggctgccgtggcggcgccctgacccgggggaccccctgggctgccggctgctgcggcagctcagactccctctctgtcccagcagcagcggctggtcaaccatttaaaaaaatttggaggtgctttttggcacccccaaatctcggcgccctaggcaaccgcctagttcgcctaaatggttgcaccggccctgctcctaTGTCTTTCCAGTACGTCATACAGGCTATAAGTAGCTTACTGGTACAGCGGACTGAACCAGACCACCCTACTTGCACCACTGTGCTAAGGTCAGATAATCTGAGTGGCTGTGTTTTGGTATGGGCCGGAAAGGTACAAGTGGGTGTCAGGCTGGCCAGGGAGAAGGAGGTTACGGTAACCCAGAGAGGCAATGATGAAGGCCTGGACAAGAATTTTAGCTGGGTGGACAGAGAGAAAAGGTCAGATCTTAGAAATTTGTGGGACCCTGCCTGGATGTGTGGgctgagagagagggaagtgATGAAATAATGACAACACTTTGCACTTCCCTTGTCCCTTTCATCTGAGCTCCTCAAAGTGCTTAACAAACGCTAATGAAGCCTCACGATGTTCCTGTGAGATAGGTACTATTAGCCCCATTTTTGGCTGAGCTTGCGAGGCTCTACACTGAacttctctgtctgtctgtctataacATGaccattttgaatactgcatccGATCATTTCCCAAGTGTCAGAAAGgttctagagagagaaggtgggtgaggtaatatcagttattggaccaacttctcacttaggctctctaatatcctgggaccaacccggCTACAATACTGTATACAACAGGGCGTGTTCAAGGCATGCGTGGCCAGAAGCCTATTGACTTTGTTGAAAATCAGAAAAACCAAAAGCAATGGAGaaggcacagagcccctggcatctgGTTAGCAGAGCTACATCTTCAGCCACTTCTGTGTTAgctgatggcagccattaaccccttccagcataacaataccCCTCCTCTCAGCTCTGCCCATCACCCCAATACTGTGTAAAAATGCTGACaccctgaaagagaaagaaagaagaagaatgtctacactgccatgtaTATCGGGATAACTTATGTTGTGTAGGGGTGTGGAgaaaacatccccctgagtgacgtaagttacacCCACATAAGCCcctgtgtggacagcactatgtcagcaggagagcttctcccaccaacatagctaccaccgcttGCTGAGCGTAGAGTAATTAtgtcactgggagagctctctcccagcgacATAGAGTGGCTACTTgagagaccttacagcggcacagctgtattgGTACGGCTGCACcattgtaagctctctagtgtggACATGGCTGGGAGGGACCTTCGACCTTAGTCCATcccgtgctttgctgcacattagGCAGCTCACGTTTGCCATCCTTGCCTGTCAAttgcccttctctccaaatcttcccatttcatgttgAGGTGCTTGATGTTGTTCAGAACTGTTCATTTCCATGTTATTCGcagtcttcctctctttcttcttgcgTTTCCTGGCTTCCATTCAAGGGCGGTATTTGGTAAgcattctttttccattctcagcacaTGTCCGAGCCACTGATATCttcttttgtagattatttgtgAGAGGGTGCCTTGTCCAGTCacttttctgacttcttcattcATCTTCCTATCTCTATATGTTATTCACAGTATTCCTCTCAGACATTAGTGATGAAATGTATCCAGCTTTTGCATAGCTTTATTGGTAAGTTGCCATGTCTCACTGCTATATGTTGTGATGGCGATAACAATTGCTTTGTACATGTTCAGTGTAGGAACTCTCCCTACCAGACACATTCGAAAAACTGAACGTGGCTGGTAGggagagtccctgaaatagaggggatTGGAGGGTGGCATAGGGAgtctgtgggggggatggatggatacaaGGAGCCACTGAGGTGCAGTGAGCTCTGCCTACACTAGCTACAAAGCGGGTAACCCCATATAGATAGAagaacaggcacagagaggttaagtgacttgcccagagacATGTGGTGAGTCTATACATGACTAAGAAATAGAAGCTGGATCTCCGGCTTCCCACGCTCCTGCTCTGATAATTAGCCTGCACGCTCAGTCTCTCCTTAAAAGAACGAGAAAGTGACAGGTAAGGAGGGCTATGATAGCAGAAATAGGGTGTTATATTTAGGTAGGGCTGccttttcaaaagtgctcctGGATTTTGGGTACCTTCATTGTCGAGTACCCACAATTAGGGAACACTTGAAAATGTAGCCCTACATATTAAAAACCATATGGTTAAACCCACAAGACCATCTAGCAGCAGGAAACGTAGACAGAGCGAATGTACATTGCTGAGAGCCAGTTTTCAACCTGATGTTGAAGGGGCTGATTCGGGGGACATTTCTAGGTCAAAGGGGAGGGCATTCCACAGCTCTGGGGCCACAGACGCAATGAGACAGACATTTTCCCTCCTGTCCCCCCTGCACATGCCATGCTCTAGGGGTCCCATCCCTTGGAGCTCCCAGGATGCAATGGTGTACAACATGGAGCCAGAGCCCCAGAAAGTTAACTGTCCAGTGGGGGCCTGAAACTCAGATCTGTAACCTAATTCAAGCCCAGCAAGCAGCCAGTGAAACACACATCTGAGACCAGCACCAGAGAAAGACagagggagattactagtggTGCCACCTGAATGACAGTTCTCCCCGCTTTCTCCTGGGCAGGGTCAGCAGACAACAAGATTGAGGCAGCTATGTCTGAGTTGGTGCCGGAGCCCCGGCAAAAACCAGCAGTGCCAATGAAACCTGTTGGCATTAACTCTAACCTGCTGGGCTACATTGGGATCGACACCATCATTGAGCAGATGCGCAAGAAGACCATGAAGACGGGCTTTGACTTCAACATCATGGTTGTAGGTAGGAGGGGTCATCAAGGCCTACGGAGCCTTTGGAGGGCATAGAGAGAAGCTTTGCCGGGCTTTGATTTCACTCTCACAGCCACAAGTACAAGAGGTTATAAGGGTACAGGGGATCATTGGGAGTATGGGTGAAGGACAGATGCTTTAATATCAGGCCATGCCTAGTTCCAGTAGATCCCTAGTCCCTGTCCCTGTGACTTTCCCTTAAGGTCCTTATGAAGGGCAAGAAGATCCCGCACACCCAACCTGGCAACTTCTCTGGGTTTAAGTTCTTCGGCGTATTGTCAGGGCACAGCTGTGGTAAATGCTACATTCTGCCCCTTTACATTTATCAGGTCAAAGCGGGCTGGGGAAATCAACACTGGTGAACACTCTCTTCAAATCCCAAGTTAGCCGTAAGTCTTCAGGCTGGAACCGTGAGGAGAAGATCCCTAAGACAGTGGAGATCAAGGCCATTGGGCATGGTAAGAACCAGGAAAAGTATCTTGAGGACCACTCGTACTGGCTGAAAGAGCGTATGGAGTGCTAGTGTCTTAGAACAGTCCTGTCAAGGACCTTTTACTAGGGCTGGATGGAAAACCAGAATTCATGATTTAGTTCCACATTTGAGATGAAACCGAGACCTTTCCAAATTTTTGAGAGAGGGAGATAGAGACCCTGACCCACTCCAGACTAGCCAgtagcctggtgattagggcactcatctgggaagtgggagatctaggttcaaagtccctgctctgaaagaGGCATGAACTGTCTCTCCCTTGCTTCTGTGGTGGTGGAAAGGGCAGAACATCATCATTCCCACAACGTGTGTCATAGAAGCCTACACAGAGAAGCCAATCTCGAGGGAGATCATAAGGTCTTTTCTGCTTTCTTCCCCAGTCATTGAAGAAGGTGGTGTCAAGATGAAACTGACGGTAATTGACACCCCAGGGTTTGGTGACCAGATCAACAATGAGAATTGGTGAGTGTCTGACCTCCCCCTCTATCTTACCCCACTCTCTGTTTGCCTTTTGGGTGGTTGACCTACCCATAGGGCTGGGGATACAGAAGAGTCATCACCCAGCATGGTCCATGCTCTAAGATGGACCTACCCCTGGAACACAGTAAACAGGTCAGTATGTGCTCAGCTCCAGGCTGAGTCAGTGCAGCAGGATGGGATGTTGGTGTTCCTTCTGATTCAGTTCTCAACCAGTCCCCAGCATGGGACTGGGGGTGCTCTGTGACTCCAGCTGTTTTCTTTCATACAAGATGTATTGGTGACAGATCCCATAGTAAATCTGAGACGAATAAAGGTGTTAGAGTAGCATCCTGCCAAACTCCAATCTGGATAATGGTATTCAGGGATTTCAAAGGGATGTGATATTATTCTTCTCTTCCTCacttgaggcctgatccaaagcccattgacatcagtggaaatattcctattgccttcaatgggctttggatcaggcccacataCTGCTGTGAAATGTTGCTATGAATTGTTAAGCTGCCAACACATTCTGCTCCAGTGGCAGGTGACATGATTCTTATATACACATCTTATAAAGTGTTTGGGATCCTACTAGATGAAAGAAGCTCAGGAAATGTTAAATCCTTATcattattatttcatttattttacttCAGCATCCACAGGCTATAAAAGAGTGCCTATCGCTATGCTCTAGGTCCCTAGGCATAACTTAAAAACTTAACAAAATTCACACCTCAAGTGTAATTTTGATGCAGCAGTGCAGTCAGTATAATCCACTACCAGCAAACCAGTCAACGCAACCTTCTCAAGTCCCCCTTCCAGTCCAACAGTGTCCCCACCCAACTTGCAATCAcctgctcccctcacccctgcccaaaTTCAGCAGATTCTGTCTATTTTGGATCAGAGTAAGGCAAATTCCAAAGTCATGGGGGGCCCTCACAGagagtgccctgccagcagccccttTCTACATAGGCTACTGGGGCTTCAGCTTGAGCTCCTCTGCTGATCATTAACCCTGGCAGGATCTGATCAGGCTAATGGATGATACCCTCCCACCCTGTAAACCCTCTTAGTTCCTGTAAGTGCCAGATGCATGAAGCATGAGGAAGAaaggtgcctctctctctctctctctctctgacctttACAGCTGGGAGCCCATTGAGAAATACATCAATGAGCAATATGAAAAATTCCTGAAAGAGGAAGTGAATATTGCAAGGAAGAAACGAATCCCAGACACGAGAGTCCACTGCTGCCTCTACTTCATCTCCCCCACGGGTCACTCGTACGTATCGCGCTGCTGACTGCTTCATCTCTCCCACTCGTCATATATATCTCCTATCTCATCTATATCTTACTGCACCTCTACTTTAGCTCCCCCTATGGCCTAATCATATGTATCTCACTACTCCCTCTCCTTAATGTCCTCCACGAGTCTCTCCCGGTATCCTACCCCACGCATAACTCCTATATACATCCCACTCTGCCTCTTTCATCTCTCCCATGGGTCATGCGTAGGAATCTCACTGTTGTTTAACTTTTCCCTACTGGGCTGGACACTGGGAAGGCTGTACAGAAAAGCATTAGAATGGGATAGACAAGCCAGCTCTCCCcataggttttttttgttctagGCATTGagtgaggaggaaggaggagaagagatCTAATGGGAGCATTTCTTGGGGGATACGCAGGAGAGCTCTgccttctccctctcatctgggctctgggaggggcaagAGAGGAGCCAGCGTTAAGGGTGATGTGGTAAAATGACTCTCATGTATTCCTTTTTCCCGGGCTGCAGCTTGCGACCCCTGGATCTAGAGTTCATGAAACATCTCAGCAAAGTAGTAAACATCATCCCTGTTATCGCTAAGGCAGACACCATGACCctggaagagaagactgagttcAAACAAAGGGTGAGTACCATCACGCCTGTGTGGAACGAGTCTTTCCCAGCCTCACCTGTCCTGGCAGGAAGGTGGGAAAGGTGGTTGTATCCTTCAGACTGGGATTATATTGTCTTGACCACTCAGATATCCTGGTGTTTCCCCTCATGGTTTGGAACAGCACTCAGCTGCTGCCATGGGATACAATATTGGATTCTCCTCCACTGACAGAGTCCAGCTATCATGGAACCTTAAAACAGGACCTGGTTCTGTGTCAATGTGGGCGTGCGCGATGATTTGTGTGTGCTCATATGACAGAAGATTGCCTAAATTGTTCAGACTAATATGGGGAAGGTGACCTTTCCGGCTGGTAGGATATCACAGCAATTCAGCTCTTTCCAAAGTTGCTGTACATTCCTGACAATATGGCCTTATCCAAGAACACACTTGTCCTTTAAATGAACCTTCCCAAAACATGTGCCCACAGTGGATCAGAGCTGACATTAGCATGTATCTGCGCTAGTGAACCCTACCTCTGAACTCAGACTAATCGATAGGAGAATGTACCTTCCTAGCCCAAATGAGCCTAAGGAAATGATCAACTAAGACCACAAAGAATAATGCTGAATGGTCTGCTAGGGGCACCACAATGGAGAATTAAAAATGGGTGGATCTTCTGGTGAACTGAAATCTACTAGAGATCACCCTGGGTAAAAACTAACTGATGGGATGCATCTATTGTGGAAGAGCAGCTGTTTCTATGCTGAAGTCTCTCAAAGGCA contains:
- the SEPTIN3 gene encoding neuronal-specific septin-3 isoform X1, with the translated sequence MFKGSADNKIEAAMSELVPEPRQKPAVPMKPVGINSNLLGYIGIDTIIEQMRKKTMKTGFDFNIMVVGQSGLGKSTLVNTLFKSQVSRKSSGWNREEKIPKTVEIKAIGHVIEEGGVKMKLTVIDTPGFGDQINNENCWEPIEKYINEQYEKFLKEEVNIARKKRIPDTRVHCCLYFISPTGHSLRPLDLEFMKHLSKVVNIIPVIAKADTMTLEEKTEFKQRVRKELEVNGIEFYPQKEFDEDLEDKTENDKIRQESMPFAVVGSDKEYQVNGKRILGRKTPWGVIEVENLNHCEFALLRDFVIRTHLQDLKEVTHNIHYETYRAKRLNDNGGLPPVTTETEENHESNL
- the SEPTIN3 gene encoding neuronal-specific septin-3 isoform X2; translated protein: MFKGSADNKIEAAMSELVPEPRQKPAVPMKPVGINSNLLGYIGIDTIIEQMRKKTMKTGFDFNIMVVGQSGLGKSTLVNTLFKSQVSRKSSGWNREEKIPKTVEIKAIGHVIEEGGVKMKLTVIDTPGFGDQINNENCWEPIEKYINEQYEKFLKEEVNIARKKRIPDTRVHCCLYFISPTGHSLRPLDLEFMKHLSKVVNIIPVIAKADTMTLEEKTEFKQRVRKELEVNGIEFYPQKEFDEDLEDKTENDKIRESMPFAVVGSDKEYQVNGKRILGRKTPWGVIEVENLNHCEFALLRDFVIRTHLQDLKEVTHNIHYETYRAKRLNDNGGLPPVTTETEENHESNL